TCTTTTACACGTTTACCTAACATGGTATTTGGATCTGGATGAGCATCGTTATAGTACAAGAATTGGTTGTTATCGTCAGCATAGGTCAATTCAAATGGCATAGCATTTAAAAACATATTCAGTTGATTAACCGTCAACAAACCATTGTCCAGCTTGACATAGGTATCCCCTTCTACTGCGTTGACTTGTTTTGCAGCCTTTTCTAGCCAGTCTGGATCATCTGGATCAATACCAAGAATAGTTGTATCAATCGCTCCCTTACAATAAAGGTCTTCTGCTTCAATTGGTTTTGGTTTCTTCAAACTAGACACAACTCCTACGTATTTGATGAAATTGTCAAGGCACATTTCTAGGAATTTCACTGTTCCTTGATCGGTAATATTTCCATTTCCGTCAAAGGCTTCTTTTGCCTTTCCAAGCAAGAACTCATTTCCTGGTAGCGTAAAGGCATTGACTCCTGGAGCGTCCAAAATCTTGCGTAAATGCACTTGAGCTCGAGATGTTCCCTGATCATAGTAAGAAGCGCCTACAATCATGACAGGTTTGTCTTCAAAAGGGTGAACCTTAAAGGACAACCATTCAAGCACGCTTTTTAGAGCTGCTGTAATGGTATGATTGTGTTCTGGTGTCGCAATAATGACACCGTCTGCTCGGGTAATTTTATGGTAGAGAAGACGCAATTGGAAGCATTCTTCCCAGTTTTCATCCTGATTGAACATCGGAATATCATCGATTTCTAATACTTCTAATTCGAATTTTACTTTGAATTGTCTTCTGATGAATTCTAATAATTTTCGATTGTATGATTCGTCCGCATTTGACCCTACAAGTCCTACAAATTTCATGGTTCTACTCCTTTTTCCTATAAACTTTCCCAATCAAAATTTTCAGCTTCTTTGTGCAATAAGGCTTTGGCATTGGATAATTTACCTGTAATTTTCACAAAGAGTCTAAAGTCATCAAATAAGGCTTCCAATTTTTGAATGGTATCCAGGTCGATGAGGTCACCATCACTATTAAAAGCTTGAAGAGAGTGAGACAATAAAAATTCTTCTGGAATAACATTCGCCTTAATCTCAGGAGCATTCAAGATTTGACGTAATTGGAGTTGCGCACGAGATGATCCTAAGGTTCCATAGGAAGCACCTGTAATCATCACCGGTTTATTTAACAGTGGATAAATGCCATAGGATAGCCAAGCTAGGGCACTCATTAAGACAGCTGGAATAGAATGGTCATATTCTGGTGTTCCAATGATGACGCCATCTGCAGCTGCGATTTTCTCTGCAATTTCTGTCACAATTGGTGGAACCGTTTTATTGGCAGGCTTATTAAATAAGGGAATATCTTTGATTTCAATCAATTCAATCTCTGCGACATCCGCAAAATGTTTTTGGATGTATTGAAGTAATTTTCGATTGGTTGATTGGGCAGAATTCGTCCCAACAATAGCAATGAATTTCATATTTATACCTTCTTATCTAATATATATTCGTATTCATTCTATCACTTTTGCTATTA
Above is a window of Streptococcus sp. zg-86 DNA encoding:
- a CDS encoding NAD(P)H-dependent oxidoreductase, whose translation is MKFVGLVGSNADESYNRKLLEFIRRQFKVKFELEVLEIDDIPMFNQDENWEECFQLRLLYHKITRADGVIIATPEHNHTITAALKSVLEWLSFKVHPFEDKPVMIVGASYYDQGTSRAQVHLRKILDAPGVNAFTLPGNEFLLGKAKEAFDGNGNITDQGTVKFLEMCLDNFIKYVGVVSSLKKPKPIEAEDLYCKGAIDTTILGIDPDDPDWLEKAAKQVNAVEGDTYVKLDNGLLTVNQLNMFLNAMPFELTYADDNNQFLYYNDAHPDPNTMLGKRVKEQVGNRLGTVHGTLPPARMKNVEWVVGTLRNGNQEYVRTIVPGTPPEVINTHNYQAMYYPDGSYAGINEIIFNFKPWLDWYLKETGQRLVGGTGMQTVHGATDADSGASSTDAAGSGADLTTDADSGASIQ
- a CDS encoding NADPH-dependent FMN reductase, which translates into the protein MKFIAIVGTNSAQSTNRKLLQYIQKHFADVAEIELIEIKDIPLFNKPANKTVPPIVTEIAEKIAAADGVIIGTPEYDHSIPAVLMSALAWLSYGIYPLLNKPVMITGASYGTLGSSRAQLQLRQILNAPEIKANVIPEEFLLSHSLQAFNSDGDLIDLDTIQKLEALFDDFRLFVKITGKLSNAKALLHKEAENFDWESL